A region from the Lolium perenne isolate Kyuss_39 chromosome 4, Kyuss_2.0, whole genome shotgun sequence genome encodes:
- the LOC127296697 gene encoding silicon efflux transporter LSI2, with translation MVLASTSKVVLGCVAFGIFWVLAVFPSVPFMPVGRTAGSLLGAMLMVLFRVITPEDAYAAIDLPIIGLLFGTMVVSIFLERADMFKYLGNLLQWKSRGSKDLLFRVCIVSAIASALFTNDTCCVVLTEFILKVARQNNLPPQPFLLALATSSNIGSAATPIGNPQNLVIAVESGISFGQFLLGVFPAMIVGVLTNAAILLCYFWRYLSVEPTDQQERGAANGPEVVADDEVTSHRFTPARMSHVSSLNPDDFDCVSEPIIRSASVNASVNGDLRSRSINSEADMQFSIKSLRSSSMSHEMVEVSTVPAATLDGASSRKFTRTASQQRSVIIEDAPPSPPDSVAADGEKDKELPEVVEKRWRVLVWKTAVYLITLGMLIALLMGLNMSWTAITAALVLLALDFTDAQACLEKVSYSLLIFFCGMFITVDGFNKTGIPNTMWELVEPYSRIDSAKGVALLGVVILILSNVASNVPTVLLLGTRVAASAAAISPASERKAWLILAYVSTVAGNLTLLGSAANLIVCEQARRAQFFGYNLSFWSHLKFGVPSTIVVTAIGLLIVSSY, from the exons ATGGTGCTTGCAAGCACGTCCAAGGTGGTGCTGGGATGCGTGGCGTTCGGCATCTTCTGGGTGCTGGCCGTGTTCCCCAGCGTGCCGTTCATGCCGGTGGGACGGACCGCTGGCTCTCTCCTGGGCGCCATGCTCATGGTGCTCTTCCGCGTGATCACGCCCGAGGACGCGTACGCGGCCATCGACCTCCCCATCATCGgcctcctcttcggcaccatggtGGTGTCCATCTTCCTGGAGCGCGCCGACATGTTCAAGTACCTCGGCAACCTGCTCCAGTGGAAGAGCCGGGGAAGCAAGGACCTGCTCTTCCGCGTCTGCATCGTCTCCGCCATCGCCTCGGCGCTCTTCACCAACGACACCTGCTGCGTCGTCCTCACCGAGTTCATCCTCAAGGTCGCGCGCCAGAACAACCTGCCACCGCAGCCCTTCCTCCTGGCGCTCGCCACCAGCTCCAACATCGGCTCCGCCGCCACGCCCATCGGCAACCCGCAGAACCTCGTCATCGCCGTCGAGAGCGGCATCTCCTTCGGCCAGTTCCTGCTGGGCGTCTTCCCGGCCATGATCGTGGGGGTGCTCACCAACGCGGCCATTCTCCTCTGCTACTTCTGGAGGTACCTGTCCGTGGAGCCGACGGACCAGCAGGAGCGCGGCGCGGCCAATGGGCCCGAGGTTGTCGCTGACGACGAGGTCACCTCGCACCGGTTCACGCCTGCCAGGATGTCGCACGTGTCCTCCCTCAACCCGGACGacttcgactgcgtcagcgagccCATCATCCGGAGCGCCAGCGTCAACGCCAGCGTTAACGGCGACCTGAGGAGCCGGAGCATCAACTCTGAGGCCGACATGCAGTTCTCCATCAAGTCCCTCCGGTCCTCCAGCATGTCGCACGAGATGGTCGAGGTCTCCACCGTCCCCGCCGCCACCCTCGACGGCGCGTCGTCCAGGAAGTTCACCAGGACGGCCAGCCAGCAGAGGAGCGTCATCATCGAGGacgcgccgccatcgccgccagaCTCGGTTGCTGCCGACGGCGAGAAGGACAAGGAGCTGCCTGAAGTCGTGGAGAAGAGGTGGAGAGTGCTGGTGTGGAAGACGGCCGTCTACCTCATCACGCTCGGCATGCTCATCGCCCTGCTCATGGGACTCAACATGTCCTGGACCGCCATCACAGCCGCTCTGGTTCTCCTGGCGCTCGACTTCACGGATGCCCAGGCCTGCCTCGAGAAG GTATCCTACTCGTTGCTGATCTTCTTCTGCGGGATGTTCATCACGGTGGACGGTTTCAACAAGACCGGCATACCCAACACGATGTGGGAGCTGGTAGAACCCTACTCACGGATCGACAGCGCGAAAGGCGTCGCACTTCTCGGAGTTGTGATCCTCATCCTCTCGAACGTGGCGTCCAATGTTCCGACAG TTCTGCTGCTGGGAACAAGGGTGGCTGCCTCGGCCGCGGCGATCTCGCCGGCGTCAGAGAGGAAGGCGTGGCTGATACTGGCGTACGTGAGCACCGTGGCCGGGAACCTGACACTGCTGGGGTCAGCTGCGAACCTGATTGTGTGCGAGCAGGCGAGGCGCGCACAGTTCTTCGGCTACAACCTCTCCTTCTGGAGCCACCTCAAGTTCGGGGTGCCCTCCACCATCGTGGTCACCGCTATCGGCCTGCTCATTGTCAGCAGCTACTAA
- the LOC127296698 gene encoding uncharacterized protein — protein sequence MDGSKDNAKEDVYHVIGDLRSPKIPRRSPDGSKDREFDRTGREDENDCDSSRSETSADRADTRGRRFSSTENINERRGSVVAQNIGEDSRLLHLTNGRSKRTVNYTKVEDIALVKAWEAVTINAVTGNDQTGKGYWQRILDKFHQLMPEPSPRSLRSLQGRYDTIKQSCSRWSTCLEEVKNAPPSGCTDYDRIAQERYKQIAASKGKTFVLQHCWKLLEHSEKWNLRDKEAPPTEKGISNSLSIDLKDNDNEHDNDHDHDHDHDHDHDHDNDNDNDNDNDNDNANANANDNDNDNDHDHDDGDAADDDDDGGGDDDDDDDDDDDDDDDDEPMPARNKGRPDGMRKGKDNLKKAEAKSMREINELMKSRQAMVAEALQAKVELAEKKQQDKMTIWQQIRAEEKRKMDFEERRLLLKENKMRLEIIAEESRLMMMDPSGMDDKAREYWETRRGEILRSRISWPGVMGGGALASGGSDGGDGSGGVA from the exons ATGGATGGGTCTAAGGATAATGCCAAAGAAGACGTCTATCATGTTATAGGGGACTTACGATCGCCAAAAATACCAAGGAGAAGTCCTGATGGTTCCAAGGATAGGGAATTTGATAGGACGGGGAGAGAGGATGAGAATGATTGTGACTCTTCAAGAAGTGAAACTTCTGCAGATAGGGCCGATACAAGGGGCAGGAGGTTCAGTAGCACAGAGAATATCAATGAGAGGAGAGGATCTGTGGTGGCACAGAACATTGGTGAAGATAGCAGATTATTGCATCTAACAAATGGGAGATCAAAGAGGACCGTCAATTACACGAAAGTTGAGGACATTGCGTTGGTCAAGGCATGGGAGGCTGTGACAATCAATGCGGTGACTGGCAATGATCAAACTGGAAAAGGATATTGGCAACGTATTTTGGACAAGTTTCATCAGTTAATGCCGGAACCATCGCCACGCTCATTGAGATCTCTCCAAGGACGATATGATACCATAAAACAATCTTGTAGCCGGTGGAGTACTTGTTTGGAGGAAGTGAAAAATGCTCCTCCAAGTGGTTGCACTGACTAT GATCGCATTGCACAAGAAAGATACAAGCAAATAGCCGCGTCCAAAGGCAAAACATTTGTGCTCCAACATTGTTGGAAATTGCTTGAACATAGTGAGAAGTGGAATTTGAGGGATAAAGAAGCTCCTCCAACGGAGAAAGGGATATCAAATAGCCTCTCCATCGACTTGAAAGACAATGACAATGAGCATGACAATGACCATGACCATGACCATGACCATGACCATGACCATGACCATGACAACGACAACGACAATGACAATGACAATGACAATGACAATGCCAATGCCAATGCCAATGACAATGACAATGACAATGACCATGACCATGACGATGGCGatgctgctgatgatgatgacgatggtggtggtgatgatgatgatgatgatgatgatgatgatgacgacgacgatgatgatgaaccGATGCCGGCAAGAAACAAAGGGAGACCAGATGGAATGCGGAAGGGGAAGGACAATTTGAAGAAGGCCGAGGCCAAAAGCATGAGAGAGATCAATGAGTTGATGAAATCAAGGCAAGCAATGGTGGCTGAAGCTTTGCAAGCAAAAGTTGAGTTGGCCGAGAAGAAGCAACAAGATAAGATGACGATTTGGCAACAAATTAGAGCTGAGGAGAAGCGCAAGATGGACTTTGAGGAGCGTAGACTCCTTCTCAAGGAGAACAAGATGAGGCTAGAGATCATTGCCGAGGAGAGCCGGCTCATGATGATGGATCCAAGTGGAATGGACGACAAGGCGAGGGAATATTGGGAGACTAGAAGGGGGGAGATCTTGCGATCAAGAATATCTTGGCCCGGGGTGATGGGAGGTGGAGCTTTGGCTAGTGGTGGTAGCGATGGTGGTGATGGAAGCGGTGGTGTTGCTTGA